The genomic window CTTCACGAGTGCAGAAATGTCTGTAAAGCATATGCAAGACTCGTGGAAAATTTGGTCAGAAGCTGGTTTAGCAAATTTTTCTCCTGACTTGGCACCAGTCCTGCGGCGACCAGAACAACTTCAGCAGATGGTAAGTCCATCTGTCTACAAAAACTTTGTCAATTTAATCAACGGCAAATTTACTTTGCGAGATTTAGCCGTGAAAATGAAGCAGAGTGTACTGCCACTCACCCGTTCGTTGCTTCCCTATATCCTTAAAGGAATCATTGAATTGGTGGAAGTACCTGACTTGCCCTTAGGAGTTGCTGAAGTCAACAATAACTCTCCCACTACACAACCAAAGAAGCGGACTGCTCCACTAGTGGCTTGCGTCGATGATAGCCCTCAAGTATGTAAAATGCTAGAGGATATTATCACTTCCAATGGATTGAGGTTTGTGAAGATTCAAGATGCTGTACAAGCTCTACCAACCCTCATTCAGGATAAACCAGACCTGATTTTCTTGGATTTGATTATGCCAGTTGCCAGTGGTTATGAAATTTGCACTCAGTTGCGACGAATATCTAGCTTTGCCAACACACCAATAATTATATTAACAGGCAGTGATGGTCTTTTGGATAGAGTTCGTGCCAAAGTAGTTGGTTCTACAGATTTTCTCACTAAACCTGTAGTGGCTGATAAGGTAATGGGTATAATACGTAAATATTTACCCACACCGAGTGTCCCCACGGACAAGAGTAAAGCTAATTTAGAGGTTTGTAATTAGGGGAATTAAAGGCTATTTATAAACAAAATATTAAGTGTAGAGTGTGTGACGGTGCTACGTTGATACTGCAAGTAAAAAAATAAATAAAAATGCCGCCATGCAGTATGTGTTTTTGGTACGTTACGCTCCGCTTTAACCCACACTGTAAGTTTAATAATTACTTGATAAATGGTCTATTAGTAATTTTCATTGACGATTATTCATCAGAAAATTTGATTAACTTTAAAACTTAATTCCTGAATATAAAGCTATTAGTAATAGCCCTAAAGAAATTTATTTTATAATTTATAGACTTTTCCACTTCAGTAGAAATTAAATTATTGAGGTGACAAAACTATTTAGTATTTAATATATATTAAGTTATGTTTATTACGTACTTTTTCTGAGGTTGATGCATAAAGATTGAATCAAAATTAGATAAATACAAGTTTTTGTATTTATGGCAGTCCTATTTGAGTTATGAAATATTGGTTATGTGAAAGGGGTTAGGGGCTAGTCTCTAGTCCCTTCCATGTCTTTGTTGAGGAATCATTTAGGATTTGTATGTCTAATTTGTTTACATTCTGATAAAACTTTAACGAGTAATTGCCATGAATACTGTTTTAGTTGTTGAAGATGGCTTAACTGATATGGAAATAATCAGCCGTT from Nostoc sp. UHCC 0926 includes these protein-coding regions:
- a CDS encoding response regulator; this translates as MTHSELILSNNLVNEFKNCTQLQYNGKLNIKSSKGSQWTFYYRLGRIVWATGGTHPFRRWRRHMIQNCPQIDVDKLQLHLQDVSIDYWDYRLLEIFYKKQKIQREQIQSIAENTIVELLFDLALQGNFASISCNRSQEVILETPMSFTSAEMSVKHMQDSWKIWSEAGLANFSPDLAPVLRRPEQLQQMVSPSVYKNFVNLINGKFTLRDLAVKMKQSVLPLTRSLLPYILKGIIELVEVPDLPLGVAEVNNNSPTTQPKKRTAPLVACVDDSPQVCKMLEDIITSNGLRFVKIQDAVQALPTLIQDKPDLIFLDLIMPVASGYEICTQLRRISSFANTPIIILTGSDGLLDRVRAKVVGSTDFLTKPVVADKVMGIIRKYLPTPSVPTDKSKANLEVCN